In Vibrio tritonius, the following are encoded in one genomic region:
- a CDS encoding NAD(P)/FAD-dependent oxidoreductase, producing the protein MKIAIIGSGISGLTAAYYLHPNHDITLFEVNDYIGGHTATVNVDLEGKEYAVDTGFIVYNDRTYPNFIRLMEELNVKRRATEMSFSVRNDGNGLEYNGHSIRTLFAQKRNIFKPSFYRFIGEILRFNQLAREAAKSHSRFSTLGEFLQKHAFSSDFCENYILPMGAAIWSSTMADMRQFPLDFFLRFFLNHGLLDVLNRPQWYVIDGGSSNYIPALTEKFADKIRLNSAVTRVIRGNLGVEVVSKGVKERFDEVVFACHSNQALAMLSDASEEERSLLSAIRYQPNDVVLHTDTNLLPRNKSAWASWNYWLDGSAETATALPAVTYNMNILQHIKAPHTFCVTLNNSARIDPAKILRRFVYDHPVFSVEAVAAQNKRDVINGQHHTWFCGAYWYNGFHEDGVRSALDVVTAIEQKYAENINQGAA; encoded by the coding sequence ATGAAAATCGCCATTATTGGTTCAGGAATTTCAGGATTAACCGCTGCGTACTACTTGCATCCAAATCACGATATTACACTGTTTGAGGTTAATGATTACATCGGTGGGCACACAGCAACGGTTAATGTTGATTTAGAGGGAAAGGAGTATGCGGTCGATACAGGGTTTATCGTGTATAACGACCGAACTTACCCCAATTTCATTCGTTTAATGGAAGAATTAAACGTTAAGCGTCGCGCTACTGAAATGAGCTTCAGTGTCCGCAATGATGGCAATGGGCTTGAATATAATGGTCACTCAATACGCACCTTGTTCGCGCAAAAGCGTAATATCTTTAAACCATCGTTTTATCGTTTTATCGGGGAGATATTGCGTTTTAATCAGCTAGCTAGAGAAGCGGCGAAAAGCCATAGTCGTTTTTCCACTCTGGGTGAGTTTTTACAAAAGCACGCTTTTAGTAGCGATTTTTGTGAAAACTATATTTTACCTATGGGGGCGGCTATTTGGTCTTCAACGATGGCGGACATGCGCCAATTTCCACTCGATTTTTTCCTGCGCTTCTTTCTTAACCACGGCCTGTTGGATGTATTAAATCGTCCGCAATGGTATGTCATTGATGGCGGTTCGAGTAATTATATTCCAGCGTTAACTGAAAAGTTTGCGGATAAAATACGCCTCAATAGTGCAGTAACTCGCGTGATTCGGGGAAATCTCGGTGTTGAGGTGGTGTCTAAAGGTGTTAAAGAGCGATTTGATGAGGTTGTTTTTGCTTGTCACAGCAATCAGGCTTTAGCCATGTTAAGTGATGCCTCTGAAGAGGAGCGCTCGCTCTTAAGTGCTATTCGCTATCAACCTAATGATGTTGTATTGCATACAGATACAAATTTACTACCTCGGAACAAAAGTGCGTGGGCATCTTGGAATTATTGGCTTGATGGTAGTGCTGAGACTGCAACTGCTTTACCCGCTGTGACGTACAATATGAATATCTTGCAGCATATTAAAGCGCCTCACACTTTTTGTGTCACGCTCAACAACAGTGCTCGAATTGACCCAGCTAAGATTCTACGGCGTTTTGTATACGACCACCCTGTGTTTAGTGTTGAGGCGGTAGCTGCACAAAACAAGCGAGATGTTATTAATGGACAGCATCATACTTGGTTTTGTGGTGCTTATTGGTATAACGGCTTTCACGAAGATGGTGTGCGTAGCGCCTTAGATGTTGTTACGGCCATTGAACAGAAATACGCTGAGAATATTAATCAGGGGGCGGCATGA
- the bioB gene encoding biotin synthase BioB produces MEVRHNWTVAEVKTLLDTPFMDLLFQAQSLHRQYQQHNYVQVSTLLSIKTGACPEDCKYCPQSARYNTNVEQERLMEVERVLDAAHKAKAAGSTRFCMGAAWKNPKERDMPMLKEMISGVKSMGLETCMTLGMLSSGQAQELAKAGLDYYNHNLDTSPEYYGKIITTRTYQDRLDTLAHVREAGMKICSGGIIGMGESSQDRAGLLVELANLPVHPESVPINMLVKVKGTPLEDAQDVEPFDFIRLIAAARIMMPRSAVRLSAGRENMNEQMQALCFMAGANSIFYGCKLLTTPNPAEDSDMQLFAKLGINRQDVVQKPDEIAENELLEQVAERVAARPSKDDLFYDASL; encoded by the coding sequence GTGGAAGTTCGTCATAACTGGACAGTAGCGGAAGTAAAAACGCTACTCGACACCCCTTTTATGGACCTATTGTTTCAGGCCCAAAGCCTACACCGTCAATATCAACAGCATAATTACGTACAGGTCAGTACCTTACTTTCCATCAAGACGGGGGCTTGCCCAGAAGATTGTAAATATTGCCCTCAAAGTGCCCGATACAATACCAATGTTGAGCAAGAGCGTTTGATGGAAGTCGAGCGAGTGCTGGATGCGGCACACAAAGCGAAAGCGGCAGGGTCGACTCGTTTTTGTATGGGCGCTGCATGGAAAAACCCGAAAGAGCGCGATATGCCCATGCTTAAAGAGATGATCTCAGGCGTGAAATCAATGGGATTAGAAACCTGTATGACATTAGGTATGCTGTCATCGGGTCAAGCTCAAGAGTTAGCTAAGGCCGGACTCGATTATTACAACCATAATTTGGATACCTCGCCAGAGTATTACGGCAAAATTATTACTACCAGAACCTATCAAGACCGCCTTGATACTCTTGCACATGTGCGTGAGGCGGGAATGAAAATTTGCTCTGGAGGCATCATTGGTATGGGTGAGAGCAGTCAGGACCGTGCCGGTCTTTTGGTGGAGTTAGCCAATTTGCCAGTTCACCCAGAAAGTGTGCCAATTAACATGTTAGTTAAGGTGAAAGGTACGCCGTTAGAAGATGCCCAAGATGTTGAACCGTTTGATTTTATACGTCTCATCGCAGCTGCACGCATCATGATGCCGCGATCAGCGGTGCGCCTCTCTGCTGGGCGGGAAAATATGAACGAACAGATGCAAGCGCTCTGTTTTATGGCTGGCGCTAATTCTATTTTCTACGGGTGCAAATTGTTGACCACACCGAATCCCGCTGAAGATAGCGATATGCAGTTGTTTGCAAAATTAGGCATCAACCGCCAAGACGTTGTGCAAAAACCTGACGAAATTGCAGAAAACGAGTTACTCGAGCAAGTTGCTGAACGTGTTGCAGCCCGTCCTTCAAAGGATGACTTATTTTATGATGCCAGCCTTTAA
- the bioC gene encoding malonyl-ACP O-methyltransferase BioC: MTLSATQSLGRNNKKWAVASAFSRAAHHYDRHAAFQREVGDRLMAKLPVDLSGLHILDLGCGTGYFSAQLRERGAHVVCVDLAKEMLAQAQKRCGCDEMTYCEADAEALPFPENSFDYVFSSLALQWCDELYRPLKEIRRVLKNNGKGFFSTLVDGSLYELSQAWASVDAYQHINQFLSVNAVKVALAQADISEVTLEFDSITVWYDTAMGLMKDLKGIGANHVPGRANRTISKQVLSQVEESYQCFRDPNGLLPATYQVCLGVILR; this comes from the coding sequence ATGACGTTATCTGCTACTCAGTCTTTAGGGCGGAACAATAAAAAATGGGCTGTTGCCAGCGCGTTCTCGCGAGCGGCTCATCATTATGATCGCCACGCCGCTTTCCAACGTGAGGTCGGCGATAGGTTGATGGCTAAGCTCCCTGTTGATTTGAGCGGGTTACATATACTCGACCTTGGATGTGGTACAGGGTATTTCTCTGCACAACTGAGAGAACGTGGTGCTCATGTGGTGTGCGTTGACCTTGCTAAAGAGATGTTAGCTCAGGCTCAAAAGCGGTGTGGGTGCGACGAAATGACCTACTGTGAAGCGGACGCTGAAGCTTTACCATTCCCAGAAAATAGCTTTGATTATGTGTTCTCTAGTTTGGCTCTTCAGTGGTGTGATGAGCTTTATAGACCACTTAAAGAAATACGTAGGGTCTTAAAAAATAACGGTAAAGGTTTTTTTTCAACACTAGTTGATGGGTCCTTGTATGAATTGAGCCAAGCATGGGCAAGTGTTGATGCATATCAACACATTAACCAATTCCTCTCTGTAAATGCGGTAAAAGTTGCGTTAGCGCAAGCCGACATCTCTGAGGTTACTCTAGAATTTGACTCAATCACTGTTTGGTACGATACCGCGATGGGCCTGATGAAGGACCTCAAAGGTATTGGTGCTAACCATGTCCCTGGTCGTGCAAACCGTACGATCAGTAAGCAGGTGTTGTCTCAAGTCGAAGAGTCATATCAATGTTTTAGAGATCCTAATGGTCTTTTGCCTGCTACGTATCAAGTTTGTTTGGGGGTAATTCTTCGATGA
- the htpX gene encoding protease HtpX, with protein MKRVLLFLATNLAVVLVLSVVLNIVYAVTGIRSGSLSGLLVLAAVFGFGGSFISLLMSKRIALMSVGATVIESPRNEMEHWLVQTVSRQAQQAGIGMPTVAIYDAPDMNAFATGAKRNDSLVAVSTGLLHGMTRDEAEAVLAHEVSHIANGDMVTMTLMQGVVNTFVIFLSRVIANLIANRDNEEGEGTNTMAYFAISMVLELVFGFLASFLTMWYSRHREFYADAGSAQLVGKQKMIAALERLKQSQESQLEGSMMAFGINGKRSITELLMSHPPLDKRIDALRRL; from the coding sequence ATGAAGCGAGTCTTATTGTTCTTAGCAACTAACCTAGCTGTCGTGCTGGTGTTGAGTGTTGTTCTGAATATTGTTTACGCGGTCACTGGTATTCGTTCAGGCAGTTTGTCTGGGTTGCTGGTGCTAGCCGCAGTATTTGGTTTTGGTGGCTCTTTTATCTCGCTACTCATGTCAAAACGTATCGCTTTGATGTCGGTTGGCGCGACGGTAATTGAAAGTCCACGCAATGAGATGGAGCACTGGTTAGTTCAAACCGTCTCTCGTCAAGCTCAGCAAGCAGGTATCGGCATGCCGACGGTTGCAATTTATGATGCTCCGGACATGAACGCGTTTGCTACAGGAGCGAAACGTAACGATTCATTGGTGGCGGTTTCTACAGGCCTCCTGCACGGTATGACTCGAGATGAAGCAGAAGCCGTACTCGCCCATGAAGTTAGCCACATTGCCAACGGTGACATGGTAACCATGACCTTAATGCAAGGTGTGGTGAACACCTTTGTGATTTTCTTGTCACGCGTGATTGCCAATCTGATTGCAAATCGTGACAACGAAGAAGGGGAAGGCACCAACACCATGGCTTACTTTGCTATCTCGATGGTATTGGAGTTGGTGTTTGGTTTCCTCGCAAGCTTTCTTACCATGTGGTACAGCCGCCATCGCGAATTCTATGCGGATGCCGGCTCTGCGCAGTTAGTGGGTAAGCAGAAGATGATTGCTGCTCTGGAACGTTTAAAGCAGAGCCAGGAATCGCAGCTTGAGGGTTCGATGATGGCCTTCGGTATCAATGGCAAGCGTAGTATTACTGAGTTGCTGATGAGTCACCCACCACTAGATAAACGTATCGACGCTTTACGTCGCCTATAA
- a CDS encoding nuclear transport factor 2 family protein — protein sequence MDVHSVAAFYQRLDKTTLGELSQIYHPNIEFQDAAHRMVGLESLQHYFQELYQNVNQCRFQIGDVFSHPEGGMITWEMELSHPKLKRGKLVTVAGVSHLKFADGKVIYHRDYFDLGEMVYEHIPVLGHLIRTIKQKLGQS from the coding sequence ATGGATGTTCATTCTGTTGCGGCGTTTTATCAGCGTCTAGACAAAACAACGTTAGGTGAGCTTAGTCAGATTTACCATCCAAATATCGAGTTTCAGGATGCTGCACACCGTATGGTGGGGCTTGAGTCACTACAACATTACTTCCAAGAACTGTACCAAAATGTGAATCAGTGTCGTTTCCAGATTGGTGATGTTTTTTCCCACCCCGAAGGCGGCATGATTACTTGGGAAATGGAATTGTCTCATCCCAAACTCAAGCGCGGTAAATTAGTGACGGTTGCGGGCGTTTCTCACCTCAAATTTGCCGATGGCAAGGTTATTTATCATCGCGATTATTTTGACTTGGGCGAGATGGTATATGAACACATTCCTGTACTTGGTCATCTGATTCGCACCATTAAACAGAAGCTAGGACAGTCATGA
- a CDS encoding DUF1365 domain-containing protein encodes MSLNSVLFVGQVRHRRFTPQRHALNYSLFMPCIDLDEWPTLMGSTRLLGERWWHWARFKRQDYVGEGDLKAAVQKKVAELTGERLTGKVMALVHLRYFGLYFSPVNFYYVYDEQNNWRYLLAEVSNTPWNERHYYAVPAGQTASTQWQHPKAFHVSPFNPINQTYQWTIREPDDHLMVHLECWQDEKQFDATLQMQAQPFTAKKLLWLLVKTPVMSVKVMFGIYWEAMKLWIKGVPVHDHPDKEPPHNKENPPC; translated from the coding sequence ATGAGTTTAAACAGCGTGCTGTTTGTGGGCCAAGTTCGTCATCGACGTTTTACGCCACAGCGTCATGCCTTGAATTATTCATTATTTATGCCGTGTATTGATTTAGATGAATGGCCTACGCTGATGGGAAGCACTCGCTTACTCGGAGAGCGCTGGTGGCACTGGGCGAGATTTAAGCGACAAGATTATGTGGGCGAAGGAGATTTAAAAGCGGCAGTGCAAAAAAAGGTGGCAGAGCTGACAGGAGAGCGCTTGACCGGCAAGGTGATGGCCCTGGTTCATTTGCGTTATTTTGGTCTCTATTTCAGTCCAGTTAATTTTTATTATGTGTATGACGAACAAAATAATTGGCGTTATCTGCTTGCAGAGGTGAGTAACACTCCTTGGAACGAACGGCATTACTATGCTGTGCCTGCAGGTCAGACTGCATCAACTCAATGGCAGCACCCTAAAGCGTTTCACGTTTCCCCGTTTAACCCGATTAATCAAACCTACCAATGGACTATCCGAGAACCTGATGATCACCTAATGGTTCACTTAGAGTGTTGGCAAGACGAAAAACAGTTTGATGCGACATTGCAAATGCAAGCTCAGCCTTTTACAGCAAAAAAATTATTGTGGCTATTGGTCAAAACACCGGTTATGAGCGTAAAAGTAATGTTTGGCATCTATTGGGAAGCGATGAAGTTATGGATAAAAGGGGTTCCAGTACATGACCATCCGGATAAGGAACCACCTCATAATAAGGAGAATCCACCATGTTAA
- a CDS encoding 8-amino-7-oxononanoate synthase: MPAFNLRITQALAQRAEQGLTRTLLPHQGIAQGALHHHGQSFVHFSGNDYLGLANSAELVQAWQQGLGRWGAGSSASPLVTGFSDVHQRLIRELCDWLGYEDGVLFNSGFSANQATLFTLLEATDTLLQDKLNHASLMEAGMLGKAKMKRFKHNDTQHLTHLLTDDIANPFVVTEGVFSMDGDKAPLMDIATACQNRAWWMVDDAHGVGVHGPDGAGSCALAGVKPDILVVTFGKAFGLSGAVVLTRREVADYLTQFARHHVYSTAMPPAQAHALLHASHMIQTQQWRRDKLNELQHVYHDVFHFLPGYVATDTPIKPFIVGESERALRLARCLKERGYWLTAIRPPTVAQGKARLRITLTADHNPEQIIALAQELTRLFEEGI, translated from the coding sequence ATGCCAGCCTTTAATTTGCGTATTACCCAAGCCCTTGCTCAGCGCGCTGAGCAAGGATTAACTCGAACACTTCTTCCTCATCAAGGCATCGCGCAAGGAGCGTTACATCATCATGGGCAGTCGTTTGTTCATTTTTCAGGTAATGACTATCTTGGTTTGGCCAATTCTGCCGAGTTGGTGCAAGCGTGGCAACAAGGATTAGGTCGCTGGGGAGCAGGTAGTAGTGCGTCGCCTTTGGTGACAGGGTTTAGTGATGTCCACCAGCGCCTAATTAGAGAGCTGTGTGATTGGTTAGGGTACGAAGATGGGGTGCTGTTTAACTCGGGATTTAGTGCGAATCAAGCCACTTTGTTTACGTTACTTGAAGCCACCGATACGTTATTGCAAGACAAGCTCAACCACGCCTCCTTGATGGAAGCGGGAATGTTGGGTAAAGCAAAGATGAAGCGATTTAAACATAACGATACCCAACATCTTACTCACCTTTTAACTGACGATATAGCCAACCCTTTTGTGGTGACGGAAGGGGTGTTCAGTATGGATGGAGACAAAGCACCTTTGATGGATATCGCCACTGCGTGCCAAAATAGAGCATGGTGGATGGTGGATGATGCACATGGTGTTGGAGTTCATGGTCCAGATGGAGCGGGCAGTTGCGCCTTAGCCGGAGTGAAGCCGGATATTTTGGTGGTGACATTTGGTAAAGCATTTGGTCTGTCTGGTGCAGTGGTACTGACGCGGCGTGAAGTGGCAGACTATCTTACCCAGTTTGCTCGCCATCATGTCTATTCAACTGCGATGCCGCCAGCTCAAGCTCATGCGCTGCTTCATGCCTCTCATATGATTCAAACACAGCAGTGGCGCAGAGATAAGCTGAACGAGCTACAGCATGTTTACCATGATGTGTTTCATTTCCTGCCCGGATACGTTGCGACTGATACGCCGATAAAGCCCTTTATTGTCGGAGAAAGTGAGAGGGCACTGCGGTTAGCTCGGTGTTTAAAAGAACGAGGCTATTGGTTAACCGCTATTCGTCCGCCAACGGTCGCTCAAGGGAAGGCACGCCTGCGTATCACGTTAACCGCTGACCATAATCCAGAGCAAATCATTGCATTAGCTCAAGAACTGACGCGATTGTTTGAGGAGGGGATATGA
- a CDS encoding SDR family NAD(P)-dependent oxidoreductase: protein MNILVTGATSGIGQQLVLDYARQGHQVIACGRNPSALAALEAGNQQVHSIALDVTKLADCKMAFSQLPFVPDLWIFNAGVCEYIDEGELDSALVRRVMDVNFFGVVHCVEAMMPYLKEGQHVAVVSSIAGELALPRAEAYGASKAAISYLIKSLALDWHRRGVLLSLVMPGFVATPLTDKNDFSMPMMISVQEASQKIRQHLSARRRFIYLPKRFTTFLRLVALLPYGWQQKLVQRWILN, encoded by the coding sequence ATGAATATTTTGGTAACAGGCGCTACGTCGGGTATCGGTCAGCAACTCGTCCTTGATTATGCACGTCAGGGACATCAAGTGATCGCTTGTGGCCGTAATCCATCGGCTTTAGCTGCTTTGGAAGCAGGCAATCAGCAGGTGCATAGCATCGCACTCGATGTAACCAAGCTAGCAGACTGCAAGATGGCATTTTCGCAGCTCCCCTTTGTGCCCGATTTGTGGATTTTTAATGCCGGAGTGTGTGAATACATCGATGAAGGGGAATTAGATAGTGCCCTTGTTCGGCGTGTCATGGACGTGAACTTTTTTGGTGTTGTCCACTGCGTTGAAGCCATGATGCCTTATCTGAAAGAAGGGCAGCACGTAGCGGTGGTTAGTTCAATAGCAGGGGAGTTAGCTCTACCAAGAGCCGAAGCTTACGGGGCGTCTAAAGCGGCTATCAGTTATCTAATCAAATCGCTTGCATTAGATTGGCATCGTCGTGGGGTGCTTCTTTCGTTGGTGATGCCTGGCTTTGTCGCCACCCCCTTAACAGACAAAAATGATTTCTCAATGCCAATGATGATTTCGGTGCAAGAAGCATCTCAGAAAATTCGCCAACATTTGAGTGCACGTAGACGTTTTATTTACCTACCAAAAAGGTTTACCACGTTTTTGCGTTTAGTGGCTTTATTACCTTATGGCTGGCAACAGAAATTGGTACAGCGTTGGATTTTAAATTAG
- a CDS encoding M4 family metallopeptidase, with translation MKLSAIACAIIASSFISSAAFSATIENIKPNSSESNSISPTSNPASSLGLSSQSFKAQNTISVGDKTKARIKQYYKGVPVYGHSMVAEVTGQGLYSNLSGKYVKGIDTDLGSVTPKLNDKQAINTVLEQLGVETADRSSANLYIWLDGSNTAHLAYLVDIFVSDPEPSRPFTIVDANDGTILKQWQQLAHDQNATGPGGNIKTGEYYYGTDYGYLIVNDSCQMNNDNVKTINMNNRTSGGSVVEFSCPDSSENYVNGAYSAENDAHYFGGVIFDMYNDWFNTSPLTFQLEMRVHYGSSYENAFWDGTGMTFGDGGSTFYPLVSLDVSAHEVSHGFTEQNSNLNYDGESGGINEAFSDMAGEAAEYYMKGENDWKVGAEIYKASGALRYMDQPSKDGASIDTADDYYNGLDVHYSSGVFNRAFYLLATTSGWDTKKAFEVFVKANQLYWNATSGFDDAACGVVQATDDLGYDSSDVTTAFTKVGVDASCSDSGDDDSSASELTNGEPVTGLSGSRGSAQYWTVTVPSGASNLVIKTSGGSGDSDLYVKFGSNPTTSSYDCRPYRTGTSETCRFSSPSTGTYHIMLNGYAAYSGVTLSASYND, from the coding sequence ATGAAATTGTCCGCTATTGCATGCGCAATAATTGCTTCATCTTTTATATCAAGTGCAGCGTTTTCCGCAACAATTGAAAATATTAAACCAAATAGCAGTGAATCTAATTCTATTAGCCCAACAAGTAATCCGGCCAGTAGTTTAGGTTTGAGCTCCCAGTCATTTAAAGCTCAGAACACGATTTCTGTAGGTGATAAGACTAAAGCCCGAATCAAACAGTATTATAAAGGCGTACCTGTCTACGGCCATTCTATGGTTGCAGAGGTGACGGGGCAAGGCTTGTACTCAAATCTAAGTGGTAAGTACGTCAAAGGGATAGATACTGATCTAGGCTCAGTGACACCTAAGCTTAACGATAAGCAAGCGATTAATACCGTGTTGGAACAACTGGGTGTTGAGACAGCTGACCGTAGCAGTGCAAATTTATATATTTGGTTAGATGGTAGTAATACAGCGCATCTTGCTTACTTGGTAGATATATTTGTTTCAGATCCAGAACCAAGCCGTCCATTTACTATCGTTGATGCAAACGATGGAACAATATTAAAACAATGGCAACAATTAGCTCATGATCAAAATGCAACAGGTCCAGGTGGGAATATAAAAACGGGGGAGTATTATTACGGAACTGATTATGGATATTTAATTGTTAATGATAGTTGCCAAATGAATAATGACAACGTAAAAACAATTAATATGAATAACCGGACATCTGGCGGGAGTGTCGTGGAATTTTCATGTCCGGATAGTTCGGAAAATTATGTTAATGGAGCCTATTCTGCAGAAAATGATGCCCATTACTTTGGGGGCGTTATTTTTGATATGTATAACGACTGGTTTAATACTTCTCCTTTGACGTTTCAACTCGAAATGCGAGTGCACTATGGTAGCTCCTATGAAAACGCGTTTTGGGATGGCACTGGCATGACCTTTGGTGATGGTGGTTCAACCTTTTACCCTCTAGTGAGTTTAGATGTTTCAGCCCACGAAGTGTCCCATGGTTTTACTGAGCAAAACTCTAACCTCAATTATGACGGTGAAAGTGGTGGTATCAACGAAGCGTTTTCTGATATGGCTGGTGAAGCGGCCGAATACTATATGAAAGGCGAGAACGATTGGAAAGTTGGGGCTGAAATTTACAAAGCTTCTGGTGCATTACGTTACATGGACCAACCTAGTAAAGATGGTGCCTCCATCGATACAGCAGACGACTATTACAATGGGTTAGATGTCCACTATAGCTCTGGTGTCTTCAACCGTGCTTTTTATTTGCTAGCCACAACAAGTGGATGGGATACGAAAAAAGCCTTTGAAGTCTTTGTGAAAGCAAACCAACTGTATTGGAATGCGACATCTGGGTTTGATGACGCTGCGTGTGGTGTCGTTCAAGCCACAGATGATCTTGGTTATGACAGTAGCGATGTGACCACCGCTTTCACGAAAGTAGGTGTCGACGCGTCTTGCTCAGATAGCGGAGATGATGATAGCTCTGCTTCTGAACTAACCAATGGTGAACCCGTAACAGGCTTGTCGGGCAGCCGCGGTTCGGCTCAGTATTGGACAGTGACGGTACCTTCTGGCGCAAGTAACTTGGTGATCAAAACATCCGGTGGTTCTGGTGATTCCGATTTATATGTAAAATTTGGTAGCAACCCAACCACCAGTAGTTATGATTGTCGACCATATCGTACTGGAACGAGTGAAACTTGCCGTTTCTCTTCTCCTAGCACTGGTACGTATCACATTATGCTAAATGGCTATGCTGCGTACTCGGGTGTGACTCTGAGCGCATCGTACAACGACTAA
- the bioD gene encoding dethiobiotin synthase, with the protein MSHVFFIAGTDTDVGKTISTKAVLQAFAAKGLTTIGYKPISAGCERTEQGLRNDDALQLMQAATQEVPYEDVNPYALEMPASPHIAALHENVVIDYQILNDKLALNQTHADVVLVEGAGGWRVPISETACLSDWVKQAQLPVILVVGIKLGCLSHALLTAEAIKADGLEIAGWVANRINPGTEHYAELIEVLEKRLGAPKLGEIPYVPGAKRRELGKYINVDALVGSTEREKETA; encoded by the coding sequence ATGAGTCATGTATTTTTTATTGCAGGTACGGATACCGATGTCGGTAAAACCATTTCGACCAAAGCGGTTTTACAAGCATTTGCAGCGAAGGGATTGACCACTATTGGTTATAAACCAATTTCTGCTGGATGTGAAAGAACAGAGCAAGGACTGCGTAATGATGATGCGTTGCAATTAATGCAAGCGGCGACGCAAGAGGTACCTTACGAGGATGTTAATCCTTATGCTCTAGAGATGCCAGCTTCGCCTCATATTGCCGCACTTCACGAAAATGTGGTTATTGATTACCAGATTCTAAATGACAAATTGGCATTGAATCAGACTCATGCAGATGTTGTTTTGGTTGAAGGGGCTGGTGGTTGGCGAGTGCCTATCTCTGAGACAGCGTGCTTATCCGATTGGGTAAAGCAGGCTCAGTTACCCGTGATTTTGGTGGTGGGTATCAAACTTGGCTGTTTAAGCCATGCACTTTTGACTGCTGAAGCGATTAAAGCTGATGGGTTAGAGATAGCAGGTTGGGTAGCAAATCGTATTAATCCCGGCACTGAACACTATGCTGAGTTGATTGAAGTACTGGAAAAACGCTTAGGAGCGCCAAAGTTGGGTGAAATTCCTTATGTGCCAGGGGCGAAGCGTCGTGAGCTGGGTAAATACATTAACGTTGATGCGTTAGTGGGTTCGACAGAGCGTGAAAAAGAGACTGCTTAA